Sequence from the Bacillus sp. es.036 genome:
AGGAGAGTGAAAAGAATGAGTGAGAACGTTTTTAATATGGATGAACATCGCCGTAAGATGAGTCCCGGCAAAATCGTAAAGAGCATTCTACTTATTGTTCTCCTCCTCCTTATCATTGGCAGCATTTTCAGCACTCTCTTCGTTGTAAAGGAAGGCGAGTACAAAGTGATTCGTCAATTCGGAGACGTTGTTAAGATTGAAACGGAGCCTGGACTAAAGATGAAGGTGCCCTTTATCCAATCTGTGACGACACTTCCAAAGTATCAAATGCTTTATGATGTGAATCCAGAAGAAATCACAACGAAAGATAAAAAGCGGATGACTGTTGATAACTATGCAGTTTGGTCAGTTAGTGACCCACAGGATATGATTACTAACGCACGGACGATTGAAAATGCGGAAGCAAAAATGGGGGAATTCATTTTCTCCGTTATTCGCTCAGAGCTTGGTCAGCTTGAGTACGACCAGATCATTAACGAAGAAAAGTCGAATCGAGGAAGTTTTAATGACAATGTGCGAGAGCGCGTGAATGAATTACTTGAACGCGATTCATACGGCATCCAAGTGACAGATGTGCGCATGAAGCGGACCGACCTTCCTGATGCGAATGAACAGTCTGTATACCAACGTATGATTTCAGAGCGTGAATCGAAAGCACAAGAGTACCTATCTCAAGGGGATGCCGACTCCGATCGAATCAAAGCAGAAACAGATAAAGAGGTTGATACGATTCTTGCCAAGGCCGATGCGGATGCGGAAGAAATTCGCGCAGAAGGTGAATCCGAAGCGGCTAAAATCTACAATAAAGCATTTAGCAAAGACCCCGAATTCTATGAACTTTACCGCACGCTTGAGTCGTATAAAACAACGCTAAACGACGAAACCGTGATTATGTTACCAGCAAATTCACCGTATGCGAGGCTTTTACAGGGCATTACGGAGTAAATTTTTTCAGGGAGGCCGCTTGTATGACCGAGCGCCCTCCCTGAAAGTGCTTTATTGGCCAAATCCCCACCAGCCCACACATCATCACACCATTACACGATCAACAACTTCAACCCAAAACAAAATAAGATGCAGCCTCCAAGCAGTTCGCTATAAGAACCGATCCAGCGCTGGAACTTTCGACCCATCATTAAACCAGACCAGGTTAAAAACATGCTGATCAGGCCGAACAATAGAATCGTGACAAATACTCTTGCTCCATAAATACCAAGACTTAGACCAACGGAAAAACTATCAAGACTAACGCTCAACGAAAAAACAAGCAGGCCGAATCCGATAGGGGTTACAAACGGTTTATCTCGCGATGATAGTGAAGAAAGTCCCATTTGAATACCGAGTAACAGCAAAAGGCCGCCGCCGACCATCGTCGCGACCGTGCCAAAATGTTCGGATAAAACGCGGCCAATCATCATTCCGGCAAGAGGCATTCCCATATGAAAAAGTCCAATCACCACACCGATTTTGGCAATTTGGCGGAGACGGAGCGGAATCATACCCATGCCAAGTCCAACTGAAAAAGCATCCATACCGAGAGCAAATGCCATTATGCTTAATGTGGCGAGCTCTCCAATTAATGCAGTGGAAATCATTCCATCTCCCCCCGGGACGTGCTATTCAACTTTTATGCACGTCCTCTTGAAAATAGAAGGGAAAGAATGAATAATAGATTAAGTAAGGCTCGTTAAGGGTAGTGTTTTAGTAATGATTGAGCCAAATTGGAGGAACGAATACGATGAGTGTGCATAAAGGGATTTCGAATCAGCTTAGTCAAAAAAACAGGGAAATCAATTTGTTTATTCAGTTAGATAAAGAGCGAGAAGCCGCAATTGCGCATGCCACCGAATTATGTGCAGCTAACGAACCATTTACAACGGATCGCATTAACGAACTTTCTCTACAAATTAATGAACTTGCAAAACAAGGAAGCATTCCTACCCGTACGTATGTAACACCGCAAATGGTAGAAGAGTTCGTCAACAAAAAACGCAGCTAGTCTATAGTAAAAACCCGCTCAAGGCCTGAGCGGGTTTTTTGTTATTCTTTGATTACACGATTGCTGGCTGCTTTTGATAGCCGGTTCATTACGGCTGCTCCTACGCCCTCATGTGTAAACATTTCGCTATAAATTTCATCAACGTCTGATTCATCGAACTGCCTTAGGACATCATACAAGCGGTTCGCAACTGAAATCAGATCTGCTCTTGTTCCGCACGGGATGACCACGTCGGCACGGTACGTTGCTTTCGATTCTTCCGTTGCGAGAACACCAATCTTTTTACCTTCTGCTCTACGCTTGTCCACAAGTGATTGCAAGTATGACGGGGAACCATCCACAAGCGTGACCGGAGCCGTCGGAGCATAGTGTGTGTACTTCACGCCAGGGGATTTTGGCTTTTGCCCTTCGTCACTTAGCGCTGGATCTACGTTCACTTCCCCAACAACTTCTTCTAACTGCTCTTTCGTCACACCACCCGGACGGAGGATCGTCACGTAATCGCCTGAACAATCTACAACCGTTGACTCAAGCCCTACACCTGTCGAACCGCCGTCCACAATACCAGCAATTCTGCCACTTAAATCATGAATCACATGTTTCGCTGTGGTTGGACTCGGTTTTCCTGATAAGTTTGCACTTGGCGCGGCGAGTGGTAAATTTGCCGCCTTTAAAAGCGCAAGTGCCACTGGATGGTCAGGCATACGAATGGCCACCGTATCAAGCCCCGCGGTCACATTTGAAGCTACGCTCTTACCACCAGGTAATACAATCGTTAATGGCCCTGGCCAGAATGCATTCATTAGCTTATCCGCTTGTTTTGGAATATGCGATACTAACTTTTCCACATGTGGACGACTCGCCACGTGTACAATCAGTGGATTATCCGCAGGACGGCCTTTCGCACTGAATATTTTGGCCACAGCTTCTTCCGATAGCGCGTTTCCCCCTAGGCCATAGACGGTTTCAGTAGGAAACGCGACGACTTCATTACGTTGTAAACATTCGGCAGCTTCCACAACCTGTGGATAAACTTTTTCGCTATCCACATTTTCATCCACATACCAAACATTTGTGTGGATACCTTCCACGTTATTCACCTTCTTATTCAATAAATGCTAATAAACCCGGTTATTTCGGGATAATAAGTGATCTTTCCACAGAATTCTACACAATTCGTAAAAACGCTTCCTTCCGCTTAACACACAAGTATCCACACAATGTGGATAACACATGTTCGATTTGTGTATAACCATGTTGATGAGATCAGCTAGTTTAAACGTTTTCTCATAATCACTCGCTGATCTGATTGATTGGAAAATAGCTCATTTTCCCTTACTAACTTTGGTACTTCTTCAACGGGAATTGTCGAGAAACCGAAAACTTGAAAGAAAAATGATTCTTCTTTTGATGTAAGAAACAACTCGTCCAAATTTGCTTTTTTCGCGAAAAGAAGTACCTGGTCAAAAAACTGTAATAATCCTTCAGAAGTTGATTCAGAGCTATTTAAGACGAGTGCTCTTAGAAGACCTGACGCACCTATCGTTTCAAGTCCAATCACGCCTAGCAGGTCTTTTTTTTCTGATTCTGCGATAAGAAACGACTCAATATTAGGTAGCCCGTCCACATCAAGGCCGGATTGCATAACAAAATTCCTAACGGCTACGGCATCATCTGTCGTTGCTTTTCTAACGAGAAACAAATGGATCTCCTCCTTCAATTTTCACACAAAACCGTTCTGTTATGGTCTTATGCGTTGAAGAAGGAGAATAGACCAGTTAGCTGAATATTCCTTTCACCCAGTCCACAATCGTATCCATGATTTTCACCAAGAAGAAGTCAACTTCCACGTCTTCTGCAGGCTCTTCTACAGGCGCGTCGCTTTCTGCCTGAACAGCGTCCCCATTTGAGAAGTCAAGGAAACAAAGCGGTGGGAAAAGAACGCACCACCAGTTATCCCCAAGACCTTCCCCAATTGTGATTAAGACGGCTTCGTAATCACCGGCAGGGTAAACAAAATCGCCATACAGTTTCGTTGGAAACGCGACTTCTCCAAAAGAAACAGAAAATGATTCACTGCTCCCAATCTGATCAAGCTCTTTTTCTACAATCGCTTCAATTTCATTCAAATGACTTTTAATCACGCTACGCGAATCTTCAATGGAAGTTAAATCAGCGACCCACTTATTAATTGATTCGTTTACTTCATCACGAATGCTACGCTTTACTGATTGATCTTCTTCACTATTACTATTTGCTAAAATGCGAAGACGAATCGCTTCGTCTGGAATAATCTGCTGATTTGCTGTAACAACTCCCGAACCCTGGAGACTTGAAGCAAGAATAAAAAATGAGATTAATAGATTAATAAGTCCTCTTTGATTCATCTTGTATCCCGTCCCTTCTAGCTCTCATTCTGGCCAGATTCATACGTTTTAAACGTAGAACTGTTCACCAGAATGTGAGTAGAATCGACAGGGTTACGTTACAACACCAAATACCATTCGTTCTTTCCCACTAATATCTTTCACAACCTCGACCCGAATACGCTCACCAAAAGAAGCTTCGAGCATTGCGGCAACTGTTCTTGCCTGCTTCTCGCCTACCTCAAATCCAATTAACCCTGGAGAAGAAATCAGCCCAGGCAAACCTTCCGCAAGTCTGCGATAAAGTACATAGCCATCTTCTCCTCCTACAAGAGCACGAATCGGTTCATGGTCTCGAACTAATGGGTCAAGAGCGGCATATTCTTCTTCTGAAATGTAAGGAGGATTAGAAACGACGATATCAAACGTTTGTCCTTGTAACGGCTGAAGTAGATCACCGTGAAGAAACGAGATGGGAGCGTCAAGCTGACGTGCATTTTCCTTCGCTACCTTAAGGGCCTCCTGAGAAATATCCACTGCTTTGACGTTTTGATTTTGCAGTTCTAGCGCAAGACTAATGGCAATTGCCCCGCTTCCAGTACCGATGTCGGCGATCGTGGCTTTTTCCGGGTTAGGAAACAGCCTTTTTGACCTAGAAAGAATGCCTTCCACAAGCTCTTCTGTTTCAGGTCTTGGCACGAGGACATGATGATTCACGCGGAACGTTCGTCCGTAGAACTCTTCTTTTCCAACGATGTGCTGGACAGGAATACCGCTCGCGTGCTCGTTTATTTTCGCTTCAAAACTTGCAAAATCCGGCATTTGATCTTGCATTTGAAGTAAGAGTTCTGTTCTTGATACGTTTAACTCGTGTTTGATCAGCCACTCGGCAGCAGATGCTTCACGTCCGTGCTTCTCTAAAAAAGAAGAAGCCCATTTAAGGGCTTCGAATACAGTCATCATAGGGTCACTCTCCAGCTTCCGCCATTAAGCGCGTTTGTTCTTCTGTAATAAGCGCATCAATGAACTCATCAAGCTTACCTTGAAGGATCTGGTCAAGCTTTTGGATCGTTAAGTTAATTCTGTGATCCGTTACGCGGTTTTGCGGGAAGTTGTACGTGCGAATACGTTCAGAACGGTCGCCAGTACCAACAGCGGATTTACGGTTATCGTCATACTCTTTCTGTGCTTCCTGCTGGAACTTATCATACACACGAGCACGAAGAACCTTCATCGCTTTTTCTTTGTTCTTAATCTGAGATTTTTCATCCTGACACGAAACGACAACACCAGTTGGCATATGCGTTAAGCGAACCGCTGACATCGTTGTATTAACACTCTGTCCACCTGGTCCACTTGAAGTAAAGGTATCAACACGAATGTCTTTATCATGAATGTCAACTTCTACTTCTTCTGCTTCAGGAAGCACCGCAACGGTTGCCGTAGACGTATGAATACGACCACCAGATTCTGTTGACGGAACGCGCTGAACGCGGTGTGCTCCGTTCTCATACTTCATTTTTGAATAAGCGCCAGCACCGTTGATCATAAAGATTATCTCTTTAAAACCACCGAGCTCGGTTGAACTTGATTCAATGACTTCAGACTTCCAACCTTGCATTTCAGCAAAGCGGCTGTACATTTTGTACAAGTCACCTGCAAATAGAGCGGCTTCATCTCCACCCGCTGCTCCGCGAACCTCGATAATTACGTTCTTATCATCGTTCGGGTCTTTTGGAAGAAGTAGCACGCGCAACCGCTCCGCATACTCTTCTTCTTTAGGTGTAAGCTCGGAAAGCTCAGCCTTCACCATTTCACGCATTTCTGCATCTTTTTCTTCCTCAAGCATCGCTTTCGCATCTTGAATGCCTTCGAGAATTTCCTTATATTCACGATACACCTGAACGGTTTCCTCAAGACTTGATTGCTCTTTGGAATATTCCCGGAGTTTCGTCGTGTCATTAATGACTTCTGGATCACTCAACAACTGATTTAACTTATCATAACGTTCTTCAACAATTTCTAAACGGTCTAACAAGATCTTTCACCTCGTTTTCGTTGCATAACATTCTAATTATAGTATAGGACATTTCACAGGTCAAAAGCAAAAATAGCTTGAACTTGATTTATTCAGGGTAAACTGGAAGTAGGTTAGTAAAAATGAACGATTCCGGAAGGGGCGGTTTGAACATGAAATTCGTCATTATTGGCGGCGATGCAGCTGGTATGAGTGCAGCAATGCAAATTATTCGAAATGATGAGGAAGCGGAAGTTGTGACGCTTGAGAAGGGGAATATCTACTCTTATGGGCAGTGCGGCCTCCCTTATGTCATTAGCGGAAAAATTGAATCCACTGAAAAACTTATCGCTAGATCTGTCGATACGTTTCGAGAGAAGTATGGCATCGATGCTCGTGTGTATCATGAAGTAACAAATGTGGATACCGATAAAAAAATTGTAAAAGGAATCAATTTAAAGTCCGGCGAACATTTTACCGAAAAATACGATAAGCTGCTGATCGCGACAGGGGTTAGTCCTGTGAAACCAAATTGGGAAGGAATCGATCTTAACGGAATACATACATTAAAAACGATTCCGGATGCTGAGAAGGTAATCAATGATTTGGATGACTCCGTTAAAAACGTTGCGGTTATTGGAGGGGGCTACATCGGACTTGAAATGGCTGAAACGTTCCGTGAACTTGGTAAAAATGTGCGCATCATTGAACTAGGGCCGCACCTCGCTAGCATTTTTGATGAAGACATGGCGAAGATGATTCATGATGAGGCAGAGCGAAACGAGGTTGCCGTTCATACAAACGAAGGCGTGCAATCTTTTAAAGGTGAAAAGCGCGTGAAAAAGATCGTAACAGATAAAGGAGAATATGAAGCAGATCTCGTTCTCGTTTCTGTTGGAGTAAAGCCTAATACAGGTTTCCTTAAGGAGTGCGGGCTACACACCGCTTCTAACGGGGCAATACAGGTGAATCGCTACATGCAAACGAGTAAAGAAGACGTCTATGCCGCTGGAGACTGTGCGACACATTACCATCGTGTCAAAGAACGTGATGACTTTGTTCCTCTAGGGACGACAGCAAATAAACAGGGACGTATTGCAGGACTAAATATGGTCGGACAGCCGAATACGTTTAAAGGAATTGTCGGTACTTCTGTTATTAAATTCTTTGACTTAACGCTTGGTCGGACAGGGCTTTCAACAAGTGAAGCAGAAGAACTAAACTTACCGTTCGCTAGCTGTTCTACTGAAGCGACAGATATCGCTGGATACTACCCTGATGCACGAGAGCTTTGTGTCAAAATCATTTTCCGAGATGATAACGAGCGCATCCTTGGCGGGCAGTTTATTGGAAAGTATGGCGTGGATAAGCGCGTTGACGTACTTGCGACTGCTCTTTATCATCAAATGACGTTACATGACATCGAGGACCTCGACCTCGCCTACGCTCCACCTTACAACAGCGTTTGGGATCCGTTGCAACAAGCAGCAAGACGAGCACAGCATTAATAAAAATAACCCTCTCGTTGATGAGAGGGTTTATCTTGCTCGCACGTGTATTTTGTATCTTGGCACTGCTTGATAAATTTTAGCAGCAAGCGTTTTTTTCTGATTATTTAGTTCGGCTTCTTGTTTATTCGTAAATTTAACATTTACCCACGCATGGTTGCCTGTAATCGAAATCAATCCAGCATCGAAACCTTCTGCCTCGACTACCTCTCGAATTTTATCTTGATCGTCACTAATCGTTGGCTTGTCCACGCTCATATTCCGATAGGACTGTGGGTTCAGATTAATATCGGTATTTAAATTTTGACCTTCTCCCGCCTGTCCATTTGCTTCTGGCGGCTTGAGTGGCGAACAGGCTGATACAAGCAACAGAAACACAAGCATCATCCAGGTTATCTTTCTCATCAGTCGGTCACCTCCTGTTTTTAAGGTGCCCAACAAATGATGGTTAGATTCAAATCAGCGCTTTTCTTATCCTTTCGTTACGAATCCACTATTTCGAAAGCACAAAAAAAGCCCGGTTTCCCGGACTTACTTTGAGATTTCTTGTTCTTGATGATCCCGTGCCGTCGGCTTCCCAGGCACTTTATGACAGTGACGACAGCGCGGTTCATAAGACTCAGATGCACCGACAAGGATGATCGGATCCTCGTAATGAGCAGGCTTGCCATCAATAAGACGCTGCGTACGACTTGCTGGAGAACCACACACGACACAAATCGCTTGAAGCTTTGTGACGGATTCTGCAACCGTTAAAAGTTTTGGAACTTGTCCAAAAGCTTCACCGCGGAAATCCTGATCCAGTCCTGCAACGATCACACGAACCCCTTCATCCGCAAGCTGTTGCGTTACATCAACAATGCCTTCATCAAAAAACTGCACTTCATCAACTGCAACCATATCCGTATCTTCTGCAACGCGGTCCAGGATCGCCTGTGAATGATCAACCGGAACAGCGATGACGGACATTCCATTATGAGATACAACAGATTCTTCGCTATATCTGTTATCCACTTTTGGTTTAAACACCTGAACTTTTTGTTTGGCATAAGTCGCTCGTCTTACACGACGAATTAATTCTTCAGACTTCCCGGAAAACATACTCCCGCAAACAACCTCAATCCAGCCGCTGTACTTCATAACATGCATTCAACCGCTTCTCCTTTCCCAGCATAAGCATAAAAAAATGACTGATCAGCGCAGTCCTTATTTTGCGTATACTTTCATCCAATTATTGATCGTAGAGTGCTTACAAGAAGCAATCACTCGTATTCGCTTAAAAAGGCTTCGCCCATCTTAAAAATCATCCTTCATAGGAAGAAACGAGTGAACAATGGTTTGTTCGAACCGTTTCTTCCTACAAATATGTGCAAAGTAGCTCTGCATGATGATCATTTCTTGCTTCATTGAGTTAAAAAACAGGCAAGGAGTAAAAACTTGCCTGTTCTATCATTAACCTTTTAGGTTGTATTTTTTTCTAAACTTATCTACGCGTCCACCAGCGTCATTGAACTTCTGACGTCCAGTATAGAATGGATGGCACTCAGAGCAAACCTCTACGCTCACGCCGTCCTGTTTTGTAGAACCAGTTTCGAATTCGTTACCGCAAGCACATCTTACCTTAATGGTTTCATAACCAGGATGAATCGCTTGTTTCATGAATTTCATCTCCTTCCGCCCTGATTCCTGAGGAAACAGAGTTAAATGAAGCTAAAAGGCAGTGCCTTTTAGCTTCTGCACACATAGACGTATTATAGCAGGGTGTTCCAGACAATGCAATTGATCATCTTGTGACGAAACACCTTCATTCTTTACCTGGAAGAACCGCTTTTTTCTTTCTCAAACAGGTCGAAAAACTCACGATTTTCTTTCGTTTTCTTCAGACGCTTTAAGAAATTATCCACGAATTCAAAGGAGTCATCCATGCTCTTACGTATCGTCCAAAGCATTTCAAGCTGTTCTTTTGGAAGAAGCAACTCTTCTTTACGCGTACCAGAGCGAC
This genomic interval carries:
- the hflC gene encoding protease modulator HflC, with protein sequence MSENVFNMDEHRRKMSPGKIVKSILLIVLLLLIIGSIFSTLFVVKEGEYKVIRQFGDVVKIETEPGLKMKVPFIQSVTTLPKYQMLYDVNPEEITTKDKKRMTVDNYAVWSVSDPQDMITNARTIENAEAKMGEFIFSVIRSELGQLEYDQIINEEKSNRGSFNDNVRERVNELLERDSYGIQVTDVRMKRTDLPDANEQSVYQRMISERESKAQEYLSQGDADSDRIKAETDKEVDTILAKADADAEEIRAEGESEAAKIYNKAFSKDPEFYELYRTLESYKTTLNDETVIMLPANSPYARLLQGITE
- a CDS encoding manganese efflux pump MntP, which gives rise to MISTALIGELATLSIMAFALGMDAFSVGLGMGMIPLRLRQIAKIGVVIGLFHMGMPLAGMMIGRVLSEHFGTVATMVGGGLLLLLGIQMGLSSLSSRDKPFVTPIGFGLLVFSLSVSLDSFSVGLSLGIYGARVFVTILLFGLISMFLTWSGLMMGRKFQRWIGSYSELLGGCILFCFGLKLLIV
- a CDS encoding DUF2533 family protein gives rise to the protein MSVHKGISNQLSQKNREINLFIQLDKEREAAIAHATELCAANEPFTTDRINELSLQINELAKQGSIPTRTYVTPQMVEEFVNKKRS
- a CDS encoding L-threonylcarbamoyladenylate synthase; translated protein: MHTNVWYVDENVDSEKVYPQVVEAAECLQRNEVVAFPTETVYGLGGNALSEEAVAKIFSAKGRPADNPLIVHVASRPHVEKLVSHIPKQADKLMNAFWPGPLTIVLPGGKSVASNVTAGLDTVAIRMPDHPVALALLKAANLPLAAPSANLSGKPSPTTAKHVIHDLSGRIAGIVDGGSTGVGLESTVVDCSGDYVTILRPGGVTKEQLEEVVGEVNVDPALSDEGQKPKSPGVKYTHYAPTAPVTLVDGSPSYLQSLVDKRRAEGKKIGVLATEESKATYRADVVIPCGTRADLISVANRLYDVLRQFDESDVDEIYSEMFTHEGVGAAVMNRLSKAASNRVIKE
- a CDS encoding GNAT family N-acetyltransferase, which translates into the protein MFLVRKATTDDAVAVRNFVMQSGLDVDGLPNIESFLIAESEKKDLLGVIGLETIGASGLLRALVLNSSESTSEGLLQFFDQVLLFAKKANLDELFLTSKEESFFFQVFGFSTIPVEEVPKLVRENELFSNQSDQRVIMRKRLN
- the spoIIR gene encoding stage II sporulation protein R: MNQRGLINLLISFFILASSLQGSGVVTANQQIIPDEAIRLRILANSNSEEDQSVKRSIRDEVNESINKWVADLTSIEDSRSVIKSHLNEIEAIVEKELDQIGSSESFSVSFGEVAFPTKLYGDFVYPAGDYEAVLITIGEGLGDNWWCVLFPPLCFLDFSNGDAVQAESDAPVEEPAEDVEVDFFLVKIMDTIVDWVKGIFS
- the prmC gene encoding peptide chain release factor N(5)-glutamine methyltransferase — protein: MTVFEALKWASSFLEKHGREASAAEWLIKHELNVSRTELLLQMQDQMPDFASFEAKINEHASGIPVQHIVGKEEFYGRTFRVNHHVLVPRPETEELVEGILSRSKRLFPNPEKATIADIGTGSGAIAISLALELQNQNVKAVDISQEALKVAKENARQLDAPISFLHGDLLQPLQGQTFDIVVSNPPYISEEEYAALDPLVRDHEPIRALVGGEDGYVLYRRLAEGLPGLISSPGLIGFEVGEKQARTVAAMLEASFGERIRVEVVKDISGKERMVFGVVT
- the prfA gene encoding peptide chain release factor 1, encoding MLDRLEIVEERYDKLNQLLSDPEVINDTTKLREYSKEQSSLEETVQVYREYKEILEGIQDAKAMLEEEKDAEMREMVKAELSELTPKEEEYAERLRVLLLPKDPNDDKNVIIEVRGAAGGDEAALFAGDLYKMYSRFAEMQGWKSEVIESSSTELGGFKEIIFMINGAGAYSKMKYENGAHRVQRVPSTESGGRIHTSTATVAVLPEAEEVEVDIHDKDIRVDTFTSSGPGGQSVNTTMSAVRLTHMPTGVVVSCQDEKSQIKNKEKAMKVLRARVYDKFQQEAQKEYDDNRKSAVGTGDRSERIRTYNFPQNRVTDHRINLTIQKLDQILQGKLDEFIDALITEEQTRLMAEAGE
- a CDS encoding CoA-disulfide reductase; translated protein: MKFVIIGGDAAGMSAAMQIIRNDEEAEVVTLEKGNIYSYGQCGLPYVISGKIESTEKLIARSVDTFREKYGIDARVYHEVTNVDTDKKIVKGINLKSGEHFTEKYDKLLIATGVSPVKPNWEGIDLNGIHTLKTIPDAEKVINDLDDSVKNVAVIGGGYIGLEMAETFRELGKNVRIIELGPHLASIFDEDMAKMIHDEAERNEVAVHTNEGVQSFKGEKRVKKIVTDKGEYEADLVLVSVGVKPNTGFLKECGLHTASNGAIQVNRYMQTSKEDVYAAGDCATHYHRVKERDDFVPLGTTANKQGRIAGLNMVGQPNTFKGIVGTSVIKFFDLTLGRTGLSTSEAEELNLPFASCSTEATDIAGYYPDARELCVKIIFRDDNERILGGQFIGKYGVDKRVDVLATALYHQMTLHDIEDLDLAYAPPYNSVWDPLQQAARRAQH
- a CDS encoding thymidine kinase yields the protein MHVMKYSGWIEVVCGSMFSGKSEELIRRVRRATYAKQKVQVFKPKVDNRYSEESVVSHNGMSVIAVPVDHSQAILDRVAEDTDMVAVDEVQFFDEGIVDVTQQLADEGVRVIVAGLDQDFRGEAFGQVPKLLTVAESVTKLQAICVVCGSPASRTQRLIDGKPAHYEDPIILVGASESYEPRCRHCHKVPGKPTARDHQEQEISK
- the rpmE gene encoding 50S ribosomal protein L31 produces the protein MKQAIHPGYETIKVRCACGNEFETGSTKQDGVSVEVCSECHPFYTGRQKFNDAGGRVDKFRKKYNLKG